A genome region from Sceloporus undulatus isolate JIND9_A2432 ecotype Alabama chromosome 1, SceUnd_v1.1, whole genome shotgun sequence includes the following:
- the MTRES1 gene encoding mitochondrial transcription rescue factor 1 — MTCCRLSLGTFRNLNVWFGLLEKTPYGPCTPWKRFLCSTSQQPITAFTPNHVCISPIKCRVFLIPLSKNMPRISVRLKSNKSSRKNMKQTVSEDTEEEDEEEEKSDSEDEFEDDSAIVKDYKDLEKVVQSFRFDVIMKSGLDIARNKVEDAFYNGELRLNGEKLWKKSRSVKVGDTLDLIIGEDKETETAVVMRVVLRKASEKDDGDKYRVVLRRWRNLKVPKQDVFK; from the exons ATGACGTGTTGCAGGCTGTCTCTTGGTACTTTTAGAAATCTTAATGTCTGGTTCGGACTCTTGGAGAAGACTCCTTACGGACCCTGCACACCATGGAAGAGGTTTCTTTGTTCTACAAGCCAACAGCCAATAACAGCATTCACCCCTAATCACGTTTGCATTTCTCCTATTAAATGCCGTGTATTTTTAATACCCCTGTCCAAAAATATGCCGAGGATTTCTGTACGGCTCAAAAGCAACAAAAGTTCTCGGAAGAACATGAAACAAACTGTGTCAGAAGAtactgaggaggaggatgaagaagaggagaaaagtgATTCAGAAGATGAATTTGAAGATGATTCTGCTATAGTGAAAGATTACAAAGATCTTGAAAAAGTAGTACAGTCTTTTCGGTTTGATGTGATCATGAAATCTGGGCTAGATATTGCAAGAAA CAAAGTGGAAGATGCCTTCTACAATGGTGAACTCAGGCTGAATGGAGAGAAACTATGGAAGAAAAGTAGATCG GTAAAAGTTGGTGACACACTGGATCTCATAATTGGAGaagataaagaaacagaaactgCTGTAGTAATGAGAGTTGTGTTAAGGAAAGCTTCAGAGAAGGATGATGGTGATAAATACAGAGTGGTGTTGAGGCGCTGGAGAAACTTAAAGGTGCCCAAGCAGGATGTATTTAAATGA